Genomic segment of Geotrypetes seraphini chromosome 4, aGeoSer1.1, whole genome shotgun sequence:
ctttggttgtagaatgaatcatctgagtttgcattatggcctatggggaactttgctttgatatatgagtgctttggcttacgagcatgcttctggaacaaattatgcttgtaaatcAAGATACTACTGTATATTTTTCTGCTATATTTCCTTGTtttccaattgtatttctttgagaatcttcttttttctttacaTATAGCACAAAATAGTCATTTGGTACTAACTGTACAATTGTTAATTTTTATTCTCATACCATAACGTTTGGCTTTCTTACATCAAGCTTATTATTGGTAGAAATAGGAATATCCGAGGTGATCAAAACTTCTTCATTCTTCACAATTCTGTCAGGGTCATGACCCAAGTCTTTCTCATATCACATAGTTATATCACTTTATACATTTTCATAAATGGATGGTATATTCATTTCCCTTTCTGTATACAGGCCTTCTCACTTCACCATATTACACACAGTGATGATACATAATTGTTGCCTGTTTTGTGCTTCAGAATGTGCATTTGTCAGTTTAACCAGATTTTTTAATGCTGACTGTGAACCAAGTTGTCTGTAATTCACTAACCAATGCTTCAATTATCAGTCTTTCATCCATAGCTTTATGTTCACCTCTCCTTAACCATCTAAATGTCAAATTTTGATCTAtttatattttctatttatatCATTGCATTTAGCCATTTTCTCAGTgatgcaaaacaaaacaaaatgagaaaaaatgagatacaaaaatgattaaaaaaaaatttgtgtttCCACCTCTCACTTACTaaggtagcatttttagcgcacgctacagattagcgcacgttaacccctgtgctacatggaaaaactaacgccttatcaatggaggcgttagcgtctagcgtgcgcggcattgtagcgctagcacagcttagtaaaaggagccctaaaagtcatAGTAAGTCATACAAGATTGTACTTTCTCCGATTGCTTTTCAAAGATATCCTGAGTGATTGTATATAGATGCCTCACGTGTTTTaagtttttattacatttttgttgttattgaaagtttgtttgtttttcaatgATTTTGTATGATTTTACTGTTCCTTGCCTAGATTTGTATataggtgggttataaataaattttaaaataaataaacaaataagaaGATTACATTGGGAGATGTACACTTTACCTTTGGGCCAAAAATTAAAAGAATTGTCATAATTAATTGGGTGATGCTGAATTCCTATGTCCTCATCAATGAAGTCACCAAGGCAATTAAGATGCTCATGTGGCATGGGGAGGAGCACTATTTGTGTATATAAATGGATCATTCACACAGATAAGACCAAAGACTCACAGATCCATTCTCATTATTCTGCATTgaactagagagagaaagagagaaacatgTCTGCCAAGGGTGGTAATGGTGCAGGACAGTGCAATCAGCAGACATCAAGCCAACAGAATCAAGGCAACAACTCATGCCAAAATATAGGACAAGGTTATAATCGTAAGTTATATTTCATGATTATTGCTTCTAATCTTGATAGTTTGCAATTATGTTCCTAGGATGAAGAGGTTATATTTCATTTTTAAGCATATCCATAATGATATAGTCCTAAATTAATGGCTCTGTAACAGGATGATACACTGCTAGGTAGTAAACCCAGATAATGTTTGCAAACGTAAATTCAGCAACTCTGGGTAGCCTCTGAAATGGGAGGAGAATATATATTGTAACTATCAAATAGTGACACATACTGTCTTATCTTATATCTATTCATATCCCACTTACAAATCCTAAGGGGTTGCTAAACAGTTTATATTGAATAgtgatcaggtactcttaagtattttccatatctgtctcGGCAAACTCGCAAACCAGCTATGATGTATGGGGCAATTATCCAGTTTTAAGGTTCAAGGAAATAACACTAGATTCTGAAATGAGTTAAAGTCCACATTTTCAGTCCAAAGAAAGTAGTTATAATGGCTtgtttataaacagaaaaataaaaattttggagAAGGAAGCTCCTGACATCTGTGAAAGAAAAACCATTGCATGCATTAGCAGTTCCATTTTGCCTTTTCAGTTTAAGACAATACAAAgtgaattacaaaaaaataagcGGATAATACAAAGGCTTCAAAGACTCAGTCtgtattctattctattctaCATTGCAGAAACATCTACAAGTAGCCAGGGCAATGCCTGTGGAGGACAGATGAGTCAGAGCTCACAGAATTCACAGGTTGTAGTGAATAACTCCTGCCAACAGAAAGGTCAAGTGTCTGGACGTGAGTTTTGTTCCATTGTAATATTTTTCTGTAGAAGCAATTTAAAGGTTATAGATTATTTTTAGAGATTTTTATATTCATAGAATCATACAGTAGTTGCTTTTTTGTTCTCTCTTCAGAAACATCTACATTTGGTCAGGGCAGTAGCTGTGGAGGACAGGGGAATCAGAGTTCACAGAGCTCTCAGGTTATAGCTGGCTCCTGTCAACAGAAAGGTCAAGTGTCTGGGCGTAAGTTTTATTTCATTGCAATACTTTTGCCTTAGAAACTACTGTATATAAAAGTTATTGATTGATCTTTAGAGATGTTTACATTCTTGTAGACTCATACAGAAGTTCTTTCTCTGTCCTATATCTTCAGAAATATCTACATCTGGTCAGGGCAGTGGTTGTGGAGGACAGCAGAGCCAGAGCTCACAGAGTTCTCAGGTTGTAGTGAATAACTCCTCCCAACAGAAAGGTCAAATGTCTGGACGTAAGTTTTGTTTCATTGCAAATCTTTATTTGTAGAAACTATTTATAATTATTGATTGATCATTACATACGTTTACATTCATAAAATCACAGACCCTTAATGGTTCTATATCTTCAGAATCATCTACATTTGTTCAGAGCAGTGGCTGTGGAGGACAGCAGAACCAGAGCTCACAGATCTCCCAGGTTTCAGTAAATAACTTCTGCCAAAAGAATAATCAAGTCTCTGGACGTAAGTTTTAATGTATTTCAATCACTTTTTATTTAGAAACTGTTTTTAAACTGTTGTGCTATATTTTGGGATTTCTGCATTCACAAACACTAAAAATGATTTAATAGAAGAATAGATAATTCTATTACTGAGAaagaaattttatttaatatcattAAAGAGTAAAGGTTTAtagtttaaatcagtggtctcaaacttgcagcccaggggccacatgcggtccgccaggtactattttgaggccctcgatatgtttatcataatcacaaaagtaaaataaaacagtttcttgatcatatgtctctttagctataaattataatattattattaatatttggccaaaaggaaagatttataaactatgaagagttttacctcatgcaaaattgtcatttctttaataagacattaactattttttctgcggccttccaagtaccaccaaatccaaaatgtggccctgcaaagggtttgagtttgagaccactggtttaaatgtTTCCTTTACAATTAATGTCAGTACAAATCTTGTTGGAACTCCTTTATAAAAAATGAATTTGGACTATTGCATTGGTATTGTTTATAATCCCTTGAAGAAATGGAACCCaactattaataaacaattaaatCTACTACAGTGGTTTTCAAATTGATACGCCAAAACAAAATTTGCGCTATGTGGTTTTTGGCCAAGATTTGAAGATTAGAGTACAAAGCTATTTTTGAAAAAGTTTAAATGAGGATTAAACATTAGGAAACTATGAAAAATAAGGCTCTTCCATAGCAAGATTCCTCAGAATCATACTTCAAATTCTGTTCCATTCTATGTTATTAGAAACATCTACATCTGTCCAAGGTAGTGGCTGTGGAGGACAGTGGAGTCAAAGCTCACAGAGCTCTCAAGTTGTAGCCGGCTCCTGCCAACAGAAAGGTCAACTCTCTGGACGTAAGTTTTAATGTTTAACATTTGGCCTTTGCACCACTGTACTCCTGCAACACTTAAATCACAAAACCATTTCAATAAAGCACATAACAGTCTTATATATTGGCAATAGCTTGGACTCAGCTTTATTTACTTCATCAAGAATTCAATAACTATGCAGTTCCATTATCACCCTTCTTCCTAGGCAGCCCTAACACTTCTCTTCCACATCAGCTGTTCAGACATGATCTAGCTTCTCTGTATCACCAAATCACAGTAACTCATGTTCAGTTCCAAGTATCCCATTTATAAGAGCAGCGGTGTCACCTACCCTCATAGCTATATGTGGCGGTGTCGCACACAGTATACAATATCATCATATCTCTTAAACCCCCAAAACCACTGACTGCCTGGAAGGTCCCCTCCCATTATCCTCACAGCTATGTCTGTTCCCCACCTCCAAATCCCCTGCAATCACAACAGACCCCCCAACACAGACCCACAACTACCCTCCCCATGGACCCCATCTACaagaaaacaaaattctataCTCCCCTTCCAGCACTTCACCCAATTGAGGTGGGAAAGGAGGtcaaattaaaattgttgaaccAACCTCCCTCCTAAACCCGATTCCCTAATTATCCCCCGTTAGCCCACCAACTCCTGTATAACACCGTCCCTCAAAAAAATACCCTCTCTCTTCCAGGTCTCCCACCCAAATCCAACCAATCCATAACTCTCTCGAGCCACCCAATCCCTATCCACTTTTCCATAGCAACAAAACCCCAATACTAAGCCAAATCATTAtccatctgcccctccccccgactCCTCAAATACACTGCCAATACAGATTATACTGTAGTTATGTATACTTGGCTATCATATAAAAAAGTTTCAAATGAGCAGCAAACAGGTGCAATACAGCACAGAATCAAACACCTTcctttttattctattttatcaGAAACATCTACCTCTGTCCAGGGCAGTAGCTGTGGAGGACAGTCAAGTCAGAGCTCCCAGAGCTCTCAAGTTGGAGTTGGCTCCTGCCAACAGAATAGTCAAGTCTCTGGACGTAAGTTTTATTGCATTAGAACAATTTTCctttgtgtagggttaccagattttagttaaataaaatctgGACCCTTAGCTCCACCCTCCGGCCTTTATAGTTCTGCCTTGTTCCACCCACATCATGCCCCAACCCTGCCCTTTCAACCCTtacaaagtaccgggttttgaaaagctatctggatgcccggacatgccctctaaaaagaagacatgtctggataaatctggatgtctggtaacctagTTTTGTGTATCTTGAGTCAATTTCATCTTCCACGGGTAGCTATGCTGTAGCTTAGTGTGATCAGATATCATGCACCTTCTAGACACAAAGACATAGGAAGGTAGGCCTGAGGGATGTGAGAGGATGGGGGATTTATATATCAGATGCCATTCAGGATAAAGGGAACCACAAGGTAATTGTACCTAACTCCTTTAAAAAACAACCCAGGTGAATTGGCCTGTGATTTCAAAGCACAGTGGTTCCAAGATGAAAAAATAATTCCAGCTTTTTTCAGCTATAATGTTACTTATGACATTCAGTGCCATAGTTATGAGGTGTTTTGCTTTCTTAGTAGTTACACCGCAGTTTCTTTGCTAACCCTGTATTAGATTATCATTATCtatatttgattatttttttagGACAAGTCATGGTTTTTATAGCTTTAGCACTGCCTGATAAATGTCCCACTTTATATTTTCAGTGCTTGAATTTACAAGTTTACATTAATTTTTCAGTAGATTACAACTTCAAACAATGTTATTCTGTGCACATAAAAAAGGCAGCAAACAATGGGACCTTAAATAATTCTTATAGATTGTGGAAAGGACgaatgtgtggtgcagtagttagatCTAACAgcttcagtaccctggggttgtgggttcaaaccccatgctgctccttgtgaccctgggcaagccattcAGTCctccatggccccaggtacattagatcagtgtttttcaaccttttttgggcaaaggcacatttgtttcatgaaaaaaatcacgaggcacaccaccattagaaaatgttaaaaaatttaactctgtgcctatattgactacatataaagtaattctcttgaataggaatcaaataaacacaaagaaagtattttataatgctgccaccgccaacaacaccgttggcggcggtggcactcaagtggctaaagagccgcagtttgccggcctagggacaacactggagggtagccagctgtgcacccccttgggacgtaaacccggggtggggcagaccgtcccccccccccaccctggtatgccactatctgtacctcactccctccctgaccaaaaattctcctttcttctattccccgtgtacacaaccatctctttccctcccttcctctctccaaagtccatgccttctgtgtccaaacattcattccctcccccacctcagcatctctttccctcccttcctctctcccaagtccatttcttctgtgtccaaaaacgcattccctcccccacctcagcatctctttccctcccttcctctctcccaagtccatttcttctgtgtccaaaaacgcattccctccccacctcagcatctctttccctcccttcctctctcccacgtccatttcttctgtgtccaaaaacgcattccctccccacctcagcatctctttccctcccttcctctctcccaagtccatttcttctgtgtccaaaaacgcattccctcccccacctcagcatctctttccctcccttcctctctcccaagtccatgccttctgtgtccaaaaacccattccctcccccacctcagcttctctttccatcccttcctctctcccaagttcatgccttgtgtccaaaacgcactccctccccccttttgtgttccgtgtttgcctcccagcccatctttgcaactttctcaacaaaacgaagctcaagccgcgaggcttgtcttctgcttcctgcctgccctgccgcgcacaaaaagccgaacggaagtattctctgacgtcagcgctgacatctggGAACGCTTGCGATtagctatatgttagctgcagggcaggcaggaacagaagacgagcctcgcggctcgagatgtattgaactccgcgggtcccccgtccagctctctcctgtccacgtggtgcggaccgcccctctccctagactggtggtactgccctgatggcggccctgaccgtacggcacaccaggcaacatctggcggcacactagtgtgccgcggaacagcggttgaaaaacactgcattagatagtttgtgagcctactaggacagatagggaaaatgcttgagtacctgatcttaaaaccgctttgataaaccttgataggtgaaatataaatacctaataaacttgaaacttgaaagcactagaggggaaattctaaaaactgGCACCTGTAGGCACCCTCCCGACAcacaaattaattgaaaaatgttgTTAGAAATGGTAAAAAATAGCAAGGTTGAGGTGCTTGCCTAATAAATGGCACTGAAGGGTTGCCTACATTGGTGtttggcagcctaaagcacctaagtAGGCATGACCAACAATGGAAGAGGCCTAAAACACCTACGTAGGCATGATTCATGCATAGATAGCTggtaatcagctgatggcaagttgCAGTCTAGTTTCAGTATCCCCCAGCAAAGATAGGCAGTTGAaaaataggccagggttttcaggcctacattttagctgccTATCTGTGCGTGAatcaggcgtgattctctaactagcactgttgtgtgattgacacccTGGATTGTAAGGGGGTAGTGAGTGCTATACTTGTCAGATGAGAGCTTCTCTTTTGTAGTGATGTCTTCTAATATTCAGATTCTTGACTTCTGAGGCCTCATAAATTGCTTGTtgaaatataattaaaaatatgttttaaacTATTGAACATAATAaactaagggctgcttttacaaagtCCCATTAGTGGCTGCTGTTGTGGTAACCGTTtcgatgcccatagggatttaatgggcatcaaATAATTTGGCACATGGcagcctctaccatggctttgtaaagagggggaaggggggtgtaaAATAACTGACAACTGTCGcatttataatttttttcccattccttaatttttatcaagtttattaaaatttgatgtccCATCTTATCAGTATTCAAAGCGATTATAcatagtttaaaataaaaaataaaacaaatcaaaactaaacaaaaaagggaagagaAAACTAAATCATAGACACTTAAACATAAGATAGAGACATATGAGAAGACAATGACTAACTGGAAttccgaagaagaaaaaaaaaggggatgaACTACAGTATTAATATAGGAACGAACAAAAGGAGGGGAAAAACCAGAGGGTCGGCCGAAAAGGCCGAGCTAATGTCTTAAAGCATCCTTAGAAGGACGATTGTgcatcaaaagcgtctttaaaaagaaatattttttagcaGATAATTTTTAGCAGATAATTCTGTGCTTATCTCTGAGGCCCAGGTTTCTTCCCATGTTTATGGCTGATGAAGTAAATGAGTGAATAGGATTTAaatagtaataaataaataaataagcagaaTGTGTTTATAATTATACCTATTTTAGTGAAGAAAGTATTAGTGAGCATGCATCAGTATTCTGTTTCTTGTTCCAGGTGgatgtcaaaacacagaccagCAGAAGCAATGCACAGGTGGATCAAAGAAGTGAAAAGGCAACACTGAAGCTTCCCTTTCCACAAATAAGAATCAAGCATGCTATCCTCTTTGTTTAAATTGGCAATTATTCAGATTTCAAAAGATTGTTAATACCAAACAATATCTTGTCATCAAAAATCCCTTGTTCAATTCACTCAGTTTCCTTGAAATAATAAAGCAATCCTAATGACTGAAGCATATCATATTTGTCTGCTTAtctctttataaaaaaaactatATATGTTTAACACCCAGGCCTCAGGTCTGCTGGTTTCACAACAGTCTTGATCAAAcagattttatttatgtatttatttggttttttttagcctgtcctcccaaaaggTCCAGAACGAGTTACAATATTTCATACACAATATAggacactagctgatgccccggcattgcacgggtatttaattatagcaataacactgtaaatggattcaaataaagatactttatagtggtgaatgaaaatatttttttacagctttataaaaagtacaatattcaaattataatgtgaaatatttgacaaaatgaatacaatacaactaacacaaaaattgaatataaacaacatttttagtttcacctccaggagcaagaacatatacattcttgggtgaacccacccttcccacatgtgcaggtgggccgcgagacccccagaacatatcaccccaggtagtgagggatctgcataccaatttacgttcaaagcggtcccacagctttttacattttttccattgacttgaatgggtgaaatctgattttctgtttgtagctccgcccacgtgtgcaggtgggccgcgagacccccagaacatatcaccccaggtagtgagggatctgcataccaatttacattcaaagcggtcccacagcttattacattttttccattgacttgaatgggtgaaatctgattttctgtttgtagctccgcccacatgtgcaggtgggccgcgacccagaacatatcaccccaggtagtgaaggatctgcataccaagtttcgttcaaatcggtcccacagctttttacattttttccattgacttgaatgggtgaaatctgattttctgtttgtagctccacccacgtgtgcaggtgggccgcgagaccccaagaacatatcaccccaggtagtgagggatctgcataccaagtttcgttcaaatcggtcccacagctttatacattttttccattgacttgaatgggtgaaatctgattttctgtttgtagctccgcccacatgtgcaggtgggccgcgagacccccagaacatatcaccccaggtagtgagggatctgcataccaagtttcgttcaaatcggtcccacagctttttacattttttccattgacttgaatgggtgaaatctgattttctgtttgtagctctacccacgtgttcaggtgggccgcgagaccccaagaacatatcaccccaggtagtgagggatctgcataccaagtttcgttcaaatcggtcccacagctttttacattttttccattgacttgaatggtgaaatctgattttctgtttgtagctccgcccacacgtgcaggtgggccgcgagacccccagaacatatcacccccggtagtgagggatccgcataccaagtttcattcaaatcgggcaagtcggttttgcggaggcagtttttacatttgttccattgacatgaatgggtgaaatctgattttctgtttgtagctccgcccatgtgtgcaggtgggccgcgagacctccagaacataacaccccaggtagtgagggatcagcataccaagtttagttcaaatcggtcccacagctttttacatttttcccattgacttgaatgggtgaaatctgaagttctgtttgtagctccgcccacgtgtgcagttgggccgcgagacccccagaacatatcatcccgggtagtgagggatccgcataccaagtttcgttcaaatcaggaaagccggttttgcggaggcagtttttacatttgttccattgacatgaatgggtgaaatctgattttctgtttgtagctccgccaaggtgtgcaggttggccgcgatacccccagaacatatcaccccaggtagtgagggatctgcataccaagtttcgttcaaatcgggcaagccgtttttgcgttggcagctgttttacattttttccattgacatgaatgggtgaaatctgattttatgtttgtagctccgcccacatgtgcaggagggccgtgagacccccagaacatatcaccccaggtagtgagggatcggcataccaagtttcgttcaaatcgggcaagccgtttttgcgttggcagctctttacattttttccattgacatgaatgggtgaaatccgattatctgtttgtagctccgcccatgtgtgcaggtgggccgcgagacccccagaacatatcatcccgggtagtgagggatctgcataccaagtttcgttcaaatcggtcaagccgtttttacgtaatcgcggcacatacatacatacatccgattttatatatatagataccaGTTACAGACAGTTGTAGTAAATCTTTGGGAGTAAATCTCCTACTGACTAGCTTCCTTTACAGATGGTTATTAATGTCTATT
This window contains:
- the LOC117359855 gene encoding filaggrin-2-like — protein: MTKMREKERNMSAKGGNGAGQCNQQTSSQQNQGNNSCQNIGQGYNQTSTSSQGNACGGQMSQSSQNSQVVVNNSCQQKGQVSGQTSTFGQGSSCGGQGNQSSQSSQVIAGSCQQKGQVSGQISTSGQGSGCGGQQSQSSQSSQVVVNNSSQQKGQMSGQSSTFVQSSGCGGQQNQSSQISQVSVNNFCQKNNQVSGQTSTSVQGSGCGGQWSQSSQSSQVVAGSCQQKGQLSGQTSTSVQGSSCGGQSSQSSQSSQVGVGSCQQNSQVSGRGCQNTDQQKQCTGGSKK